In the genome of Brassica napus cultivar Da-Ae unplaced genomic scaffold, Da-Ae ScsIHWf_867;HRSCAF=1232, whole genome shotgun sequence, one region contains:
- the LOC125606372 gene encoding nuclear transcription factor Y subunit A-2-like gives MAMQTSPQISWWNAFGSQPLPPVSLAGDSDSFGSAVETEHGVDKQNNSATHLAFSLGDVKSSRVVAKPHGAAFSMQPPCLELGFTQQQMYPCVEQGYYGVVSAYGSQSRVMLPLNMETEDGTIFVNSKQYHAIIRRRQSRAKAAAVLDQNKLSSRGRKPYMHHSRHLHALRRPRGSGGRFLNTKSGTDAKKADGTKQTQSQAMSQQSNSQNSEVLHPESGTMNLSTGLNVSGSEVTSMNYFLSSPVHPLGGMVMPGKWTASVAAMDNGCCYFKT, from the exons ATGGCTATGCAGACTAGTCCACAGATCTCTTGGTGGAATGCTTTTGGATCTCAGCCGTTGCCTCCGGTGAGTCTTGCCGGAGATTCTGACTCGTTCGGATCTGCCGTAGAGACAGAACATGGTGTGGATAAACAGAACAACTCTGCAACTCACTTGGCTTTCTCACTTG gtgATGTAAAGAGTTCAAGAGTTGTGGCAAAGCCTCATGGAGCTGCTTTCTCAATGCAACCACCTTGCTTGGAACTTGGATTTACTCAGCAACAG ATGTATCCTTGTGTTGAACAAGGATACTATGGAGTTGTTTCAGCCTATGGATCTCAGAGCAGAGTAATGCTTCCTCTAAACATGGAAACAGAAGATGGAACAATCTTTGTGAACTCAAAGCAATACCATGCCATCATCAGGCGACGCCAATCACGTGCAAAGGCTGCTGCTGTTCTTGACCAGAACAAACTGAGTAGCAGAGGCCGTAAG CCATATATGCATCACTCTCGCCATCTCCATGCACTGCGCCGTCCTAGAGGATCCGGTGGAAGATTCTTGAACACTAAAAGTGGAACCGATGCAAAGAAAGCTGATGGAACTAAGCAGACTCAGAGTCAGGCTATGTCTCAGCAAAGTAACTCTCAGAACTCTGAAGTTCTTCATCCGGAAAGTGGGACCATGAACTTATCTACCGGACTAAATGTGTCTGGATCAGAAGTTACAAGCATGAACTACTTTCTGAGTTCTCCGGTTCATCCTCTTGGTGGCATGGTGATGCCTGGCAAGTGGACTGCATCAGTAGCAGCAATGGATAATGGCTGCTGCTATTTCAAAACCTGA